From one Polyangia bacterium genomic stretch:
- a CDS encoding sigma-54 dependent transcriptional regulator has translation MGRILLCDDEESLCRSLGRILRAAGHEVVTADGPGGHVRLRQEPFDLILTDIRMPGFSGFEILAAARSHSPGTPVIAMSGSAEIPDAVRAMHAGARDFLIKPFDVKALEEAVANVLRPAPPTSPAADPVTWRNKHAPWMLGNDAAMLPVLALMSQVADTRCTVLVTGESGTGKELAARSLHAGSARAGKPFVPVNCAAIPPSLVESELFGHAKGSFTGATTSRVGRFAQADDGTIFLDEIGEMELGVQAKLLRLIQDGELYPVGEETPTKIDVRILAATNRQLEREVAAGRFRADLYWRLNVIPVEMPSLRTRGSDIIPLAEHFVGRANERHKRNVGGFDQTALGAMRTYSWPGNIRELENVVERLVIVKGSGTLTLADLPPAIRSPRDVTPLSTPMPELPKDGTDLRAMLEAVEERMIGEALERTGGNKNRAAELLGLNRTTLVEKLRRKRVSPQF, from the coding sequence ATGGGCAGAATTCTGCTGTGCGATGACGAGGAATCTCTGTGCCGCAGCCTTGGGCGCATCCTCCGCGCGGCCGGGCACGAGGTGGTCACGGCTGATGGGCCAGGCGGACACGTGCGCCTGCGCCAGGAACCGTTCGATCTGATTCTCACCGACATTCGCATGCCGGGATTCAGCGGCTTCGAGATCCTGGCGGCCGCCCGCTCGCACTCGCCGGGCACGCCGGTGATCGCCATGAGCGGCAGCGCCGAGATCCCCGACGCCGTTCGCGCCATGCACGCCGGCGCCCGCGATTTTTTGATCAAGCCGTTCGACGTCAAGGCGCTGGAAGAGGCGGTCGCCAACGTTTTGCGACCGGCGCCGCCGACCAGCCCGGCCGCCGATCCCGTCACCTGGCGTAACAAGCACGCGCCCTGGATGCTGGGCAACGACGCCGCGATGTTGCCGGTGCTGGCGCTGATGTCCCAGGTCGCCGACACCCGCTGCACGGTTTTGGTCACCGGCGAATCCGGCACCGGCAAGGAGCTGGCGGCGCGTTCGCTGCACGCCGGGTCGGCGCGCGCGGGAAAACCGTTCGTGCCGGTGAACTGCGCGGCGATCCCGCCGTCGCTGGTGGAAAGCGAACTGTTCGGTCACGCCAAAGGATCGTTCACCGGCGCGACGACCTCGCGCGTGGGGCGGTTTGCCCAGGCGGACGACGGAACCATCTTTCTCGACGAGATCGGCGAGATGGAGCTCGGCGTGCAGGCCAAGCTGCTGCGCTTGATCCAGGACGGCGAGCTTTACCCCGTGGGCGAAGAGACCCCGACCAAGATCGACGTGCGCATCCTGGCCGCCACCAACCGCCAGCTGGAACGCGAGGTGGCCGCCGGACGCTTTCGCGCCGACCTGTACTGGCGCCTGAACGTTATCCCGGTGGAGATGCCCAGCCTGCGCACGCGCGGGTCGGACATCATCCCGCTGGCCGAACATTTCGTCGGGCGGGCCAACGAACGCCACAAGCGGAATGTGGGCGGTTTTGATCAAACGGCGCTGGGCGCCATGCGTACGTATTCGTGGCCGGGCAACATCCGCGAGCTGGAAAACGTCGTCGAGCGTCTGGTGATCGTCAAAGGCAGCGGCACATTGACGCTGGCCGATCTGCCGCCGGCCATCCGCAGCCCGCGCGACGTGACGCCGCTGTCGACGCCAATGCCCGAGCTGCCCAAGGACGGCACCGACCTGCGGGCCATGCTGGAGGCGGTGGAAGAGCGGATGATCGGCGAGGCGCTGGAGCGCACCGGCGGCAACAAGAACCGCGCCGCCGAGCTTTTGGGATTGAACCGCACCACCCTGGTTGAAAAGCTGCGCCGCAAACGCGTCTCGCCGCAGTTCTAG
- a CDS encoding YbhB/YbcL family Raf kinase inhibitor-like protein has translation MRPIDFSRPLSIFLVPLLALGCGSGGGSSGTGGATVTGSGGATGTGGATTGSGGSIGTGGSHGSGGETGTGGSAAGTGGSVDAATDVGSLDAPVEVAPDVPAGPFALTSTAFTTGMNIPLMYKCAQAGNLPMGMNISPPLAWTPGPPGIMSYAMTLIHQGASDTAKHWLMWDIPASVMSLPVNLDHVAMPATPAGAKQVHLNNLDGFTGNGYQGPCPQAAGAQQSYLFAVYALKVTTIPNLTPQSDPETVYSAIQSNMVQNGRATLQVTQTRQ, from the coding sequence ATGAGGCCGATCGATTTTTCCCGGCCGTTGTCGATTTTCCTGGTGCCGTTGCTGGCGCTTGGCTGTGGCAGCGGCGGCGGATCCTCGGGCACCGGCGGGGCGACCGTCACAGGTTCAGGAGGCGCCACCGGCACGGGTGGCGCGACCACGGGCAGCGGCGGCAGCATCGGCACCGGGGGCAGTCACGGGAGCGGCGGTGAAACCGGCACCGGTGGCAGCGCTGCTGGTACCGGAGGCAGCGTCGACGCCGCGACTGACGTCGGCTCGCTCGACGCCCCGGTCGAGGTCGCGCCCGACGTTCCCGCCGGACCGTTCGCATTGACGAGCACCGCTTTCACCACCGGGATGAACATCCCGCTGATGTACAAGTGCGCCCAGGCCGGCAATCTCCCGATGGGGATGAACATCTCGCCCCCGCTCGCCTGGACGCCAGGCCCGCCCGGCATTATGAGCTACGCGATGACGTTGATCCATCAGGGCGCGAGCGACACGGCCAAGCATTGGCTCATGTGGGACATCCCTGCGTCGGTCATGTCACTTCCGGTTAACCTCGACCACGTCGCGATGCCGGCAACACCGGCAGGGGCTAAACAAGTTCACCTTAACAATCTGGACGGTTTCACTGGTAACGGATACCAAGGACCGTGTCCTCAAGCCGCCGGTGCGCAGCAGAGTTATCTCTTTGCCGTCTATGCTCTGAAAGTGACCACAATCCCAAACCTGACGCCTCAGTCCGATCCCGAGACCGTCTATTCTGCGATTCAAAGCAACATGGTGCAGAATGGCCGAGCGACTCTACAGGTCACTCAGACTCGTCAGTAA
- a CDS encoding pyridoxal phosphate-dependent aminotransferase, protein MSAKAAKLKAAGIDVVSFGAGEPDFDTPVHIKEAAKKALDAGATKYTLVEGTVPLRKAVATWLGKAHGLTIDPSEIIVSSGAKQSIFNAVHALVDEGDEVIIPTPAWVSYNDIVKLAGGRPVNVPTSAESNFQVRVEDVEKAITPRTRLILVCSPSNPTGAVYDEATLRGLAKLAVDKDVWLMTDDIYRTLLYGDATFFQPATISPEVRAHTIIIDGVSKAFAMTGWRVGFTMAPKPVIEAMATLQGQSTTHAAAVAQAAAQAAIEGPTDELEKMRVEFDKRRKVMVARLREIPGVKCVEPKGAFYAFPDLSAFIGRKTPEGKTIENDLALCEYLIEAAKVAVVPGSAFHAPGYVRLSYATSMKNVEEGIRRMAEALPRLT, encoded by the coding sequence GTGTCCGCCAAGGCCGCCAAGCTGAAGGCCGCCGGCATCGACGTCGTCAGCTTCGGCGCGGGCGAGCCCGACTTCGACACGCCGGTGCACATCAAGGAGGCGGCGAAAAAGGCCTTGGACGCCGGCGCCACCAAGTACACGCTGGTCGAAGGCACCGTGCCGCTGCGCAAGGCGGTGGCGACCTGGCTGGGCAAAGCCCACGGATTGACCATCGATCCCAGCGAGATCATCGTCAGCTCTGGCGCCAAGCAATCCATCTTCAACGCCGTCCACGCGCTGGTCGACGAGGGCGACGAGGTGATCATTCCGACGCCGGCGTGGGTCAGCTACAACGACATCGTCAAGCTGGCCGGCGGCCGTCCGGTCAACGTGCCGACCTCGGCCGAGAGCAACTTCCAGGTGCGCGTCGAGGACGTCGAGAAGGCGATCACGCCGCGCACGCGCTTGATCCTGGTCTGCTCGCCGTCGAACCCGACCGGCGCGGTGTACGACGAGGCGACGCTGCGCGGGCTGGCCAAGCTGGCCGTCGACAAAGACGTCTGGCTGATGACCGACGACATCTACCGCACGTTGCTGTACGGAGACGCCACGTTCTTCCAGCCCGCGACGATCAGCCCCGAGGTCCGCGCCCACACCATCATCATCGACGGCGTGTCCAAGGCGTTCGCCATGACCGGCTGGCGCGTCGGTTTCACCATGGCCCCGAAGCCGGTGATCGAAGCGATGGCCACGCTGCAAGGCCAGTCGACTACCCACGCCGCTGCGGTCGCGCAAGCCGCCGCCCAGGCCGCCATCGAAGGACCGACCGACGAACTGGAGAAAATGCGGGTCGAGTTCGACAAGCGCCGCAAGGTGATGGTCGCCCGCCTGCGCGAGATCCCGGGCGTCAAATGCGTCGAACCGAAAGGCGCGTTCTACGCCTTCCCCGATCTGTCGGCGTTCATCGGACGCAAGACGCCCGAGGGCAAGACCATCGAAAACGATCTGGCCCTGTGCGAGTACTTGATCGAAGCGGCCAAGGTGGCGGTGGTGCCGGGCTCGGCCTTCCATGCGCCTGGTTATGTGCGGCTGTCCTACGCGACGTCGATGAAGAACGTCGAAGAGGGCATCCGCCGCATGGCCGAAGCGCTGCCGCGTTTGACCTGA
- the coaD gene encoding pantetheine-phosphate adenylyltransferase has product MTTPKPLAVYPGTFDPITNGHADILRRALGIFGHVVVALAENPRKAPLFTTDERKAMITDALGRDPRIEVDAFEGLLVDYVRRRGASVVIRGLRALADFEYEFQQAHMNRHLAPQVETIFLMTSEESFFVSSSLVKEVALMGGDVSRMVPPAVVAALRVKILKGVVR; this is encoded by the coding sequence ATGACCACCCCCAAACCCCTGGCGGTCTATCCCGGCACCTTCGACCCGATCACCAACGGGCACGCCGATATTCTGCGCCGGGCCCTGGGCATCTTCGGGCACGTGGTGGTGGCGCTGGCCGAAAATCCGCGCAAGGCCCCGCTGTTCACGACCGACGAACGCAAGGCGATGATCACCGATGCTCTTGGCCGCGACCCGCGCATCGAGGTCGACGCCTTCGAAGGCCTGCTGGTCGATTACGTGCGCCGCCGCGGGGCCAGCGTGGTTATCCGTGGCCTGCGTGCGCTGGCTGATTTCGAGTACGAATTCCAGCAAGCGCACATGAACCGGCATCTGGCCCCGCAGGTGGAGACGATTTTTCTCATGACCAGCGAAGAGAGCTTTTTTGTATCCTCATCGCTGGTAAAAGAAGTGGCCCTGATGGGCGGCGACGTGTCGCGGATGGTTCCGCCTGCGGTGGTCGCCGCTCTGCGGGTGAAGATCCTGAAAGGAGTTGTCCGGTGA
- the rsmD gene encoding 16S rRNA (guanine(966)-N(2))-methyltransferase RsmD: MRLTGGSDRGRRLVAPRGTGTRPTGAKVREAMFNILGPPPDGAILDLYAGTGALGLEALSRGAARAVFVERDPHALSALRRNLRELECEDRALVVGADVATALRRLGAQHLHFSWVFLDPPYRLEVEAVLAELGTNDLLVPCSVVVVEHDRRHRPPGSVSGSVGGLFLADRREYGDTELSFYRGGRS, translated from the coding sequence ATGCGGTTGACCGGCGGGTCGGACAGGGGGCGGCGGCTGGTGGCTCCGCGCGGAACGGGCACCCGGCCGACGGGCGCCAAGGTGCGCGAGGCGATGTTCAACATCCTGGGCCCGCCGCCCGATGGCGCGATTTTGGATTTGTACGCCGGCACGGGCGCGCTGGGGCTGGAGGCGCTTTCGCGCGGGGCGGCGCGCGCCGTCTTCGTCGAACGCGATCCCCATGCGCTGTCCGCCCTGCGCCGCAACCTCCGCGAGCTTGAATGCGAGGACCGGGCGCTGGTGGTCGGCGCCGACGTGGCGACGGCGCTGCGCCGGCTGGGCGCCCAGCATCTGCATTTTTCGTGGGTCTTCCTGGACCCGCCATACCGTCTGGAGGTCGAGGCGGTCCTGGCGGAACTCGGCACCAACGATTTATTGGTGCCCTGCTCGGTCGTGGTCGTCGAACACGATCGCCGCCACCGGCCCCCGGGCAGCGTCAGCGGTTCGGTCGGCGGTTTGTTCCTGGCCGACCGGCGCGAGTACGGCGACACCGAGCTCAGCTTTTACCGCGGCGGGCGCTCGTGA
- a CDS encoding HAD family hydrolase, whose product MLRVGAFFDVDRTLVACNTGRLFLKYLRGRGEISFLRALRATGWMLKYHFSLIDLQQVAAALATQMHGVSEQDFADRCRGWVEAEILPLLLPAALRQIEHHRAQGHLLLILSSSPTYITRPIAEKLGLDETISTQLEVAGGQFTGKLLGPACYGAGKVHWAEKITAERELDLQSSFFYTDSYSDLPMLERVGHKVIVNPDPRLRRTAKQRGWLVENWIEVRA is encoded by the coding sequence ATGCTGCGAGTAGGAGCTTTCTTCGACGTCGATCGGACATTAGTCGCGTGCAACACCGGACGGCTGTTTCTCAAGTATCTGCGAGGACGCGGTGAGATCTCGTTCCTGCGCGCGCTGCGGGCCACCGGCTGGATGCTCAAGTACCACTTCTCGTTGATTGATCTTCAACAGGTAGCGGCCGCGCTGGCTACCCAGATGCACGGCGTTTCAGAGCAAGACTTCGCCGATCGCTGCCGCGGCTGGGTGGAGGCAGAAATCCTGCCGCTGCTGCTGCCGGCCGCGCTGCGCCAGATCGAACATCACCGCGCGCAAGGCCACCTGCTGCTCATCCTCTCGTCATCGCCTACCTACATCACCCGTCCCATCGCCGAGAAGCTGGGCCTGGACGAGACCATCTCTACGCAGCTGGAGGTGGCGGGCGGACAGTTCACCGGCAAGCTGCTGGGGCCCGCCTGTTACGGCGCCGGCAAGGTCCACTGGGCGGAGAAGATCACCGCCGAACGTGAACTGGATCTACAATCCAGTTTCTTTTACACCGATTCGTACAGCGACCTGCCAATGTTGGAGCGGGTCGGTCACAAGGTCATCGTTAACCCGGATCCGCGTTTGCGGCGGACCGCGAAGCAACGGGGGTGGTTGGTGGAGAACTGGATTGAGGTGCGGGCGTGA
- the nadC gene encoding carboxylating nicotinate-nucleotide diphosphorylase — protein MSVYSAPWYTPAVQRLLDLALEEDVGRGDVTTAAVIDESQEAEADIIARERLVVCGLGVVEAVFMRFDWRARVRTKVADGDPVAPGTLVATVRGPAAALLAGERTALNFIQRLSGIATLTQTYVAAAGGAKLRVTDTRKTVPGMRALEKYAVRTGGGHNHRADLASGILIKDNHIALVGSVRECIRRARAQAPHGLRIAAEVDNLAQLDEAIEAGAEVILVDNFAVREMSEAVKRVRERAPRTIVEASGGVTLDRMREISKTGVDVVSIGGLTHSARAVDLSLEIRPVEDTREIRSSDRERS, from the coding sequence GTGAGCGTTTACTCGGCGCCCTGGTACACGCCGGCGGTGCAGCGTCTGCTGGACCTTGCGCTGGAAGAAGACGTCGGACGCGGCGATGTCACCACCGCCGCGGTGATCGACGAAAGTCAGGAAGCGGAAGCCGACATCATCGCGCGCGAGCGGCTGGTGGTGTGCGGCCTGGGCGTGGTCGAGGCGGTGTTCATGCGCTTCGACTGGCGCGCCCGCGTCCGCACCAAGGTGGCCGACGGCGATCCGGTGGCGCCGGGAACGCTGGTGGCGACGGTGCGCGGGCCGGCGGCGGCGCTGTTGGCCGGTGAACGCACGGCCCTCAATTTCATCCAGCGGCTGTCCGGCATCGCCACCTTGACCCAGACCTACGTGGCGGCGGCGGGCGGCGCCAAGCTGCGCGTCACTGATACACGCAAGACCGTGCCCGGCATGCGCGCCCTGGAGAAATACGCCGTGCGCACCGGGGGCGGCCACAACCACCGAGCGGATCTGGCCTCGGGCATCTTGATCAAGGACAACCACATCGCCCTGGTGGGCAGCGTGCGCGAGTGCATCCGCCGGGCGCGCGCCCAGGCGCCGCACGGCCTGCGCATCGCCGCCGAGGTCGACAACCTGGCCCAGCTGGACGAAGCGATCGAAGCCGGGGCCGAGGTCATTCTGGTCGACAACTTCGCAGTGCGCGAGATGAGCGAAGCGGTCAAGCGGGTGCGCGAACGCGCGCCGCGCACCATCGTCGAGGCGTCGGGCGGCGTGACGCTGGATCGCATGCGCGAGATCAGCAAGACCGGCGTCGACGTGGTCTCGATCGGCGGCCTCACCCACTCGGCGCGGGCGGTGGATCTGTCGCTGGAGATCCGGCCTGTCGAAGACACGCGCGAAATCCGGTCGAGCGATCGCGAACGCAGTTAG
- a CDS encoding response regulator — MAIPPTDSPLRVLIVDDEKNIRQTLSVFLEKLHCAVDLAGNSEAAIVALTRQPMDLVFLDLRLGTEGGEELIPRLLALSPALPIVVFTAYSTVQTAVDTIKRGAWDYLAKPYTPEQIQQVGDPRPRAARPGDAKLWRRRHPHRAEHLSGLSHQKRLCWLGARW; from the coding sequence ATGGCCATCCCGCCCACCGACAGTCCGCTGCGCGTCCTCATCGTCGACGACGAAAAAAACATTCGCCAGACCCTGAGCGTCTTCCTGGAGAAACTGCACTGCGCGGTGGATCTGGCCGGCAACAGCGAAGCGGCCATCGTCGCGCTCACCCGCCAGCCGATGGACTTGGTATTTCTGGATCTGCGCCTGGGCACCGAGGGCGGAGAAGAGCTGATCCCGCGTCTTTTGGCCTTGTCGCCGGCGTTGCCAATTGTGGTCTTCACCGCCTATTCCACGGTGCAGACCGCGGTCGACACCATCAAGCGCGGGGCCTGGGACTATCTCGCCAAGCCGTACACACCCGAGCAGATCCAGCAGGTGGGTGACCCGCGCCCGCGAGCGGCGCGCCCTGGCGACGCCAAGCTATGGCGGCGTCGGCATCCACACCGTGCTGAACATCTTTCGGGCCTTTCCCATCAGAAGCGGCTTTGCTGGCTGGGCGCACGATGGTGA
- a CDS encoding biotin--[acetyl-CoA-carboxylase] ligase, with product MPSLAPFTSAALTAALRTRWVGRQNVVLADCASTNDLAALQARGGAGEGLVIVADRQSGGRGRMGRAWHSPAGENLYFSILLRPTRPAVEIPPLTLLAGAALALALTTFDMAPRLKWPNDVQLTVTDAASPRKVAGILTEMATEGAHVAHVVVGIGLNVNTREFPSDLADKATSLVLARAAAGGDDRPLDRLTVLAAVLAAFEDAYEKFRADGPRAAVALWNPHAALGARCRVRVEGREVDGVSLGIDADGALRVRDDDGRVHHVVSGEVT from the coding sequence ATGCCATCGCTTGCGCCCTTCACCTCGGCTGCCCTGACCGCCGCGCTCCGGACCCGCTGGGTGGGGCGGCAGAACGTCGTGCTGGCGGATTGCGCGTCGACGAATGATCTGGCGGCGCTGCAGGCGCGTGGCGGCGCGGGCGAAGGGCTGGTGATCGTCGCCGATAGGCAGTCGGGGGGGCGCGGGCGGATGGGGCGAGCGTGGCATTCGCCTGCGGGGGAGAATCTTTATTTTTCCATCTTGCTGCGGCCGACGCGGCCGGCGGTGGAGATTCCGCCGCTGACGTTGCTGGCGGGCGCGGCGCTGGCGCTAGCGCTGACCACCTTCGACATGGCGCCGCGCCTGAAATGGCCCAACGATGTGCAGCTGACCGTCACCGACGCAGCCTCGCCGCGCAAGGTGGCTGGCATCCTCACCGAGATGGCCACCGAAGGCGCGCACGTCGCCCACGTGGTGGTCGGGATCGGCCTCAACGTGAACACGCGCGAATTTCCCTCGGACCTGGCCGACAAAGCGACGTCGCTGGTTCTCGCCCGCGCCGCCGCTGGCGGCGATGATCGCCCGCTGGATCGCCTGACGGTTCTGGCCGCAGTGCTGGCCGCCTTCGAAGACGCCTACGAAAAATTCCGCGCCGACGGGCCGCGCGCCGCCGTGGCCCTGTGGAACCCGCACGCCGCGCTGGGCGCGCGCTGTCGGGTGCGGGTCGAGGGACGCGAGGTGGACGGCGTATCGCTGGGCATCGACGCCGACGGCGCGCTGCGGGTGCGCGACGATGACGGGCGGGTACACCACGTGGTATCTGGTGAAGTCACATGA
- the uppP gene encoding undecaprenyl-diphosphatase UppP, with translation MTSFEAAVLGLVQGITEFLPISSTAHLRVVPALLGWTDPGAAFTAVLQLGTLAAVIGYFLRELLAMIGAALAAARDPARRDDPNARHLLYLVVGTIPVGIAGILLRHAIEGSFRSLWVVATSMIVIALVLGYVEKSARHERGYDSIRMRDAVIIGCAQVLALVPGVSRSGITLLAAMALGLRRDAAARFSFLLSVPAVAAAGIFELPKVLKAHDIGGAPLFIGLLVAFVSGYASIAWLLRFLRTRTTMPFVVYRLLLGVVILALLFSGRVAA, from the coding sequence ATGACCTCTTTTGAAGCGGCGGTCCTGGGCCTGGTCCAGGGGATCACGGAATTCCTCCCCATCTCGTCCACGGCGCACCTGCGCGTCGTGCCGGCGCTGCTGGGGTGGACTGATCCCGGCGCCGCCTTCACCGCTGTCTTGCAACTGGGCACCCTGGCCGCCGTAATCGGTTACTTCCTGCGCGAGCTGCTGGCGATGATCGGCGCGGCCCTGGCCGCCGCCCGCGACCCGGCCCGGCGCGACGATCCCAATGCCCGCCATCTTTTGTATCTGGTCGTTGGCACCATCCCGGTCGGCATCGCTGGCATCCTGCTCAGACACGCCATCGAAGGGTCGTTCCGCTCGCTGTGGGTGGTGGCCACGTCGATGATCGTCATCGCGCTGGTGCTGGGGTACGTGGAAAAGTCCGCTCGCCACGAACGCGGCTACGACAGCATCCGAATGCGCGACGCCGTGATCATCGGGTGCGCGCAGGTGCTGGCGCTGGTGCCGGGCGTCTCGCGCTCGGGCATCACACTGCTGGCGGCGATGGCGCTTGGTCTGCGGCGGGACGCCGCCGCGCGCTTTTCGTTCTTGCTGTCGGTGCCAGCGGTGGCGGCGGCCGGCATCTTCGAGCTGCCCAAGGTTTTGAAGGCCCACGACATCGGCGGCGCGCCACTGTTCATCGGCCTCCTGGTGGCGTTCGTGTCGGGCTACGCCAGCATCGCCTGGCTGTTGCGCTTCCTGCGCACGCGCACCACCATGCCGTTCGTCGTCTACCGCCTGCTGCTGGGCGTCGTGATCCTGGCCCTGCTGTTCTCGGGCCGCGTCGCCGCCTGA
- the cysK gene encoding cysteine synthase A — MNEAPPPPDTAFEESILRRIGNTPLVRLRRLPGADAAIVLCKCEHLNPGGSVKDRAALAMVEAAERDGRLIPGQSVIIEATSGNTGIGLALVAAVKGYRLILTMPENMSEERRALLRAYGAEIHLTPARQVMQGAVQKADAIAARYPGAFMPQQFRNPMNPEVHRRTTGPEILAELGARVPDAFVAGVGTGGTITGVGEVLRARFPDVALVAVEPQASAVLSGGPPGPHGIQGIGAGFVPEVLRRDLLSDVRQVTEADARAMRIELARREGLLVGISSGAAVCAAIDVARNLGAGKLVVTLLPDTGERYVGLGERG; from the coding sequence GTGAACGAAGCACCGCCGCCGCCAGATACCGCGTTCGAAGAATCGATTCTGCGCCGCATCGGCAACACCCCGCTCGTGCGCCTGCGCCGCTTGCCGGGCGCCGACGCGGCCATCGTGCTGTGCAAGTGCGAGCACCTGAACCCGGGCGGCTCGGTGAAGGATCGGGCGGCGCTGGCCATGGTCGAAGCCGCCGAGCGCGACGGGCGTTTGATCCCCGGTCAATCGGTGATCATCGAGGCGACGTCGGGAAACACCGGCATCGGTCTGGCTCTGGTGGCGGCGGTGAAGGGCTATCGCTTGATCCTCACCATGCCGGAGAACATGTCCGAAGAGCGCCGCGCCTTGCTGCGCGCCTACGGCGCCGAGATCCATCTGACGCCGGCTCGCCAGGTCATGCAGGGCGCGGTGCAAAAAGCCGACGCCATCGCCGCGCGATACCCAGGCGCCTTCATGCCGCAGCAGTTTCGCAACCCGATGAACCCCGAAGTGCACCGCCGCACCACCGGGCCGGAGATCCTGGCCGAGCTGGGCGCGCGTGTGCCCGACGCGTTCGTCGCCGGCGTCGGCACGGGCGGCACCATCACCGGCGTGGGCGAGGTGTTGCGCGCGCGCTTTCCTGACGTTGCGCTGGTCGCTGTCGAGCCGCAGGCCAGCGCCGTTCTGTCCGGCGGCCCGCCGGGGCCGCACGGCATTCAAGGCATCGGCGCCGGCTTCGTGCCCGAGGTGCTGCGCCGCGATCTTCTTTCCGACGTGCGCCAGGTGACCGAGGCCGACGCGCGGGCCATGCGCATCGAGCTGGCCCGCCGCGAAGGTTTGCTGGTGGGCATCTCGTCGGGCGCGGCGGTGTGCGCGGCCATCGATGTCGCGCGAAACCTGGGCGCGGGCAAGCTGGTGGTGACGTTGTTGCCCGACACCGGCGAGCGTTACGTCGGCCTCGGCGAGCGCGGCTGA
- a CDS encoding Rrf2 family transcriptional regulator, which yields MRLTSKTQYGVRALYDLAFHGRGQATQAKEIAERQGIPPRYLEQILQDLKRAGIVEAKRGPRGGYALTRGAGEIRLGEILRALRGALEDLFTLDGVPTLPERKAARAGADLPGDDDIPALVWRDVIARLVDVLESVSLQDFVDRAEAAGVKRVLVLPQMYFI from the coding sequence ATGCGGCTGACCAGCAAGACCCAGTACGGCGTGCGCGCTCTTTACGATTTGGCGTTTCACGGCCGTGGTCAGGCCACGCAGGCGAAGGAGATCGCCGAGCGGCAAGGCATCCCGCCCCGATACCTTGAACAGATCCTGCAGGATCTCAAACGCGCCGGTATCGTCGAAGCCAAGCGCGGGCCGCGCGGCGGGTACGCGCTGACCCGCGGTGCCGGCGAGATCCGTTTGGGCGAAATCTTGCGCGCCCTGCGTGGCGCGCTGGAAGATCTCTTCACCCTCGACGGCGTCCCGACGCTGCCCGAGCGGAAGGCGGCCCGCGCCGGCGCCGATCTGCCCGGCGACGACGATATTCCGGCGCTGGTGTGGCGCGACGTGATCGCCCGGCTGGTCGACGTTCTGGAAAGCGTCTCGCTGCAAGACTTCGTCGACAGAGCCGAAGCGGCCGGCGTCAAGCGCGTGCTGGTGTTGCCGCAAATGTACTTCATCTGA